Within Lolium rigidum isolate FL_2022 chromosome 5, APGP_CSIRO_Lrig_0.1, whole genome shotgun sequence, the genomic segment TCAAAATCGCATTGCTCAAAATACGAAGTGGCTTCCATGATTATATATTTTCtaagtttctttttgttttcggaTTTTTTTTCATGTGTCCACGGCGCGGAGCTAATCCCATACAGGGAAAAGTTTGTCCACCGCATGGAGATCCCAATTTTAATTAGGGAAGAGTGTTGGAGTTGTGTACGTTACCTTCTAAGAGCAGTTATGATAATTTGGATTCAGAACGTGTTATGTCTTTTTGATTGAACTCGTTGGATGTGCATGTACGTAATTCTTTGGATGACTAACGTGGCAGATTTGGTATGTCCAAAACATGTTGAGTTTATGCGTGTTACGTAAAACTTTAAATCCTAGCCGTAAAATTTAGATCGAACACTTAatataatttagatgatgtggattaacctcgtggCTCTATTAAACACCCGCATTTTGCTTTTAATAGATAATAATAGATAGATATAAAAGCTTTACTGCAACCAATAAATACTAGGATTAAACCAtactagaattttttgttttaatttaatACTATGTAATAAGAGGGTTGTGTGTGTATGTATTGATTCAGTGGACAGGGTTGTATTCCCCCTTTAGAAAAAAGGGGCATAAAACCACGCTAAACTCTACAGGTCCAAGTGGATACAAGACAATAATTAAGGAAAAAAAACATTCAAAAGGAAAACATTCAACAGCTGACTGCGACTCCTTTTCACGTGTTGTTTGAACCCATTTTCATTTATAAAAGCAtatcatataaaaataaaaataaaaatatttggagACTATGAAAACACCTATCTAGATCCTGGAATTGAAAGAGACATTGAGAGGGATGAAGAATTCTAATTCTTGCTATTTGCTATCGATCTAATTATATCGAGTCTGACTCTTAGTGATCATTTCCCTAAGGTGGTGCCACCCCATTCAGGAAAGAGCTCAACACTATCAAGGCTCTCTCAGGCTGGAAGGATGGAACCATATGGCCAGCTCCGCGCACAGTAAGAAATGTGAATCCACCGGCGTACTCCTGAACATATCCTCCCACCTGCAAGTGAAACGGTGACGCCATCAGCTAGTTGTGAAGAATCATGTAAGTAGCTGAATATTCTAATTCTAGAACTTGGACATACCTCCTCCTTTGCTGTCCATGGGCGCCATGGAGTCATGACAGGGAGGGCAAGGTCTAGGACAGTGTGTTTTGTCGCCGGAAGCGGGCACACGGAATCGAAATCGCCACTGCAAAAATATCGGTaagttaaattttttttttgcgaaaaggtAAGTTAATTTGTTACGAAAGTCTGCAATACTTCTAAAGTGTGTTTTCTCGAGAATATTCAGTCAAGGTTTTGTACCTGAATATCCAAACGGGAAGCTTGCTCTCGATTAAAAACTTGATGGTTGGGAGCATGGACATCGGGGCATCTTTCCAGTTCAAGTTCCTGCGAAGTGACAAGATGTTTGTACATGCGCGCGCGTTAAAGACAAGACGAATTGGTAACTAACTACTGATATACATATGCGTCAAAATTATTTCTTTCATGGATCTTACGAGCAGCCTTGCCACTTTGTCTGTCTAGCGTGGAAAGCGTTCTGCACTGCCGGATCATTGAGGTAGGCGTTGGTAGGAAACTCACTGCATGGATCATACCCAGGAAGCTGCAATTAGAAGATAAACAATGAGGTTAGCATAACGCCGAGTAATTTCCCTAGAAAAGAATTGTCTTTTGTTCAGAAAGAAAACCAAACAGGAGTTGCTAGCGGTCTTACATTGGCACTTGGGTAATACTTTCCACTAGGCCCTTCAAGGCAAACCGGAGCGTATAtgttgtaggcatcgatgtcgccTTCATGGAACACATCCAATGCACCGTTGCATGCCGCCTCTAAAGAGGGTGTCTCCACCGCGCTGTCGAAGTTGCAGTGCTTGGTGACGTTACTGTAGACCTCGTCTGACATCACACCATGGGTCCAGAAGAAGTCTACTCTGCCCTTAATATTTATGTTGTCGTCAAGATACGGATTTCCAACCTTCATCAAGCCAAAAGACTCATTATTATATTATTATCGCTGTTTTTGTCAACCATATTTTCTGTCACTACAATAACATGTAAATTTGACTACGTACCAGGACGCCCTTGAGATTGACGATGGTTCTGTTGTTGTAGGTGTTGTGGAGCAGGatggtggcggcgagctctggcACGTAGTGGCCGGCGAAGCTCTCCCCGGAGATGTAGAATGCGCGGTCCTTGTATTCGGGGAACCTCTCCAGCCAATTCAACAGAAAAATATACGCATCGTCAGCCGTTCTCTGGTCTCCGCTGAGCTCGTAGTCGGAGGACGTGTTGGAGTAGGAGTACCCAACACCGGCGGGCGACTCCAGGAAGAGGACGTTAGCCACTGCCATAAGTTTTCACAAGCAAGCTATATATGAGAGTTTAGTCTTATAACCAGCTGTGATCAATCTAACATGGTAAAGACGAAGGAATAATTAGCTGGTAGAGAAGCGATAGGTTACTGGTGTTCCATGCGTTCAGGTTCTTGGTGAGCGTTTTGTTGTCCTGGGATACGCGGAACGGGCCGAGTTCTTGCATTGCTCCGTAGCCGAGTGAGGAGCATCCTGGACCTGTGGATTTACATACAAATCTCCAGCGTGATCAATTAAGGAGTAGATATATACAAGTATCAATACAGTTAATCCTGCAGACAAGAAATGTTCGACTGTGAGTTAATCCTGCAGTTAAATCAAACCTCCGTTGAGCCACAGGACGAGGGGCTTTTCGGCAGCGCCCGAAGGTGCTTCGACGAAGTAGTAGAAGAGCGCGCGGCCGTTCTTCTGGTCGACGGTCACGTAGCCGCCGTACTGGTCGAAGTCGACGCCCTGCGGCTGGCCCGGCAACGCCCGGATCTTGTCGCCCGCCTTGTGCGAGACTGCAGAGCTATTCTTTGCAGCCAGGCTGTTGGTGACCCTGTCACCTATGTTACGCGCTTTGAAAGTGCCGGAACTGATCTCGCCCTTCTTCCTGGACGAGATGAAGGCCCTCAGCGCATCCTCCTGCTGGGATGCATCGGCGTGCAGCTGCAGTGCAGCCAGGCAAAAGAGAAGCAGGGAGAAGAAGGAAATGTTCTTCATCTTTTATGAGGTGATGGTGATTGTCGATCTATGAGATGAGAGATATCGATGGCATGCAGCCACCgaggggtttatataggctcgggagaaAGGAATAGAACGGACGAACCCTGACTAGATGGGAAATCGGTGAGATTATTTGGTGTTGTTACAAGGTTGTTAGCTAATACAGAATGCCAACAGTCTTGTTACATCTGTTATAGCAAGTTGATCCGTACGTGAGCTGTATAGATTGGGAGTAACAAGACTTATCTTTCTACACAACTGTGCGCTTGTATGTGGACGTTCTCGTTTTCGCTAAAATCTTGCGAAGATTACCATTTCTTTCCACCGGTGTTATGCTTCGTGAGAGAATACGGTCAAGATTAAAGATTTGTTGAACTGACAGCTAGGGGATTATATGCGAGTACAAAATGGAAGTCTAGTTGAGGTCAGACCTCAGACTTATGTAGTGATGTTCTTTTTGTTAATTGATAATTGGGCAAGACTAGCGAGTGCGCAGTTAACCCACCCGGGTTCAAATCCCCATCTCGCGGTAATTTCGTAGGAAGGGACGAACTTTAAACCGGGTTATTATCCTAGCGTAGggagagtctcatcctacctaacaacgtatagccaagggagagATCATTTCCCAGTTGGTCAACGTTTTTTCTTTTTGTTAATCAAAGACATATCCCAGCTTTTATTACTCCTTCCTGTTTTATATATAAGGCCACTGTGAAAAATACGTTTTGCATCTACATAAAGCCACTAACACTACCTAACAATGTATAGCCAAGGGGGAGATTATTTCCCCTGTTGATCAACGTTTTTTCTTTTTGTTAATCAAAGACATCAGCTTTAATTACTCCTTCCTATTTTATATATAAGGCCACTATAACAAATACGTTTTGCATCTACATAAAGCCACTAACACTACTAGCGAGAGTTTAAAACTTTTTTTATTTAAGTTACGAGTGTTGAGTTTGAAATATACTAATGAAACTGAGCGTGGGTCAAACGAAAAGAGTCCTCTAGATTAGTTGTGCGGCGCTCTCTGCTGGACCTTATGGAACACGCGAAACAAGTTTTCCATCGAGGGGTGCTTCCCATCTCATCCTGCTAACTGCCTATACAAAATGTCAATGCTCCTGCAAGTGTGGAAGCCAGTGGCTAGGAGACAGGATCAGAAGACAATGAAGCTGATGATTGGTAGGATTCATATGCTCCATGCTGCTACTAGGGCATCTTCATAGAGTCTAGGTCATCGTCTACCTGTGTGTATCCTGTGAGCTAGGAATGTGTAGGGGGGCATTGCCTATTTCGGACTTGTGTGGCATGCTTGCCATCCTTGCTACTATCTTTTTTCTcgtttttttctttctattttggaTCTTTGATCtggatgtttgatacgtcccaaacgtatctataattttttatgttccatgctacttttatgatgatactcacatgttttatacacattatatgtcattattatgcgttttccggaactaacctattgacgagatgccgaagggccagttgttgttttctgatgtttttggtttcagatatcctagtaaggaaatattctcggaatcggacgaaatcaacgcccagcatcttagaattccacgaagcttccagaacacccgagagccaccagaggagggccacagggccaccagacgccagggcgtcgcggcccaagggggaggggcgcgcccccctattgtgtggcgcccccgtcagccttccgactctttgcctatttaaaggtccctgacctaaaacttcgagacggaaaagccacggtacgagaaaccttccagagccgccgccatcgggaagccaagatctgggggacaggagtctccgttccggcacgccgccgggacggggaagtgcccccggaaggctcctccatcgacaccaccgccatcttcatcaacgctgcttgtctcccatgaggagggagtagttctccatcaaggctaagggctgtaccggtagctatgtggttaatctctctcctatgtacttcaatacaatgatctcatgagctgccttacatgattgagattcatatgagttttgtatcactattcatctatgtgttactctagagatgttattaaagtactctattcctcctccatggtgtaaacgtgacagtgtgtgcatcatgtagtacttggcgtaggttatgattgtaatctcttgtagattatgaagttaattattgctatgatagtattgatgtgatctattcctccttcatagtgtgatggtgacgagtgtgcatgctatgttagtacttggtgtaattgcaatgatctatcatgcactctaaggttatttaaatatgaacattgaatgttgtggagcttgttaactccggcattgaggtgctcttgtagccctacgcaattagtggtgttcatcatccaacaagagagtgtagagtggttttattatgtgatcaatgttgagagtgtccactagtgaaagtatgatccctaggccttgcttctaagcatcgaaactccgtttatttactgttctgttgcatgtttactcgctgccatattttattcagattgttattaccactcatatacatccatattacttgtatttcactatctcttcgccgaactagtgcacctatacatctgacaagtgtattaggtgtgttggggacacaagagacttcttgtatcgtgattgcgagggttgcttgagaggaatatctttgacctcttcctccccgagttcgataaaccttgggtgatccacttaagggaaacttgctgctgttctacaaacctctcgctcttggaggcccaacactgtctacaagaatagaagcacccgtagacatcaagcacttttctggcgccgttgccggggaggaaaggtaaaaggcactcatactccggtcccaggtaactaagtacttttctgttgccgttgtgtgtgtgctcgaagctatttcctttagatcctgcaattgcatctttttgtttcttgttaaacactagtaaggcataatggaaaacatctgtgagctttttgtactatttcctgagtcaagacatgaattgtttaatgcgaaaattaaaaaacctatggaaccttatttgcatgctagtagcaatgatattagtatgaacgctttgaataccattgttgatattgatatagaaagttctaagcttggggaggtcggttttgatgagaatgatctctttagcacTCCGGGTATtgagagaaaattttctttgatgatacttttctcctatttatgatgattataatgatagtggtcttttggtgccacctactatggagaataaatttaattatgatgatactatacctcctatatttgatgatgagaataataatgatagctactttgttgaatttgctccaactacaactaataaaattgattatgcttatgttgggagtagtaataattttatgcatgagactcatgataagaatgctttatgtgatagttatattgttgaatttgttcatgacgctactggatattattatgagagaggaaaatatggttgtataaattttcatgttactaaaacacctctctatatgctgaaaatcttgaagttacacttgttttatctttctatgcttgttgcattatgcttcatgaacttgtttatttacaagattccttttcatatgaagtgggttaggcttaaatttgtttcatacttgctttttgatgctctcttttgcttcaacttttattttccatgtgagcatcattaaaactgctgagcccatcttaatggctataaagaaagcacttcttgggagataacccatgcattattttactacagtaattttgttttatatttgtgtcttggaagttgttactactgtagcaacctctccttatctttaatttattgcattgttgtgccaagtaaagtctttgatagtaaggttgatactagatttggattactgcgcagaaacagatttcttgctatcacgaatttgggtatgattctctgtaggtaactcagaacaatctgccaatttacgggagtgatcctcagatatgtacgcaactttcattcaatttgggcattttcatctgagcaagtctggtgcctcataaaaattcgtctttacggactgttctgttttgacagattctgccttttatttcgcattgcctcttttgctgtgttggatggatttctttgttccattaacctccagtagctttgtgcaatgtccagaagtgttaaaaatgattgtgtcacctctgaaaatgtgaatttttgattatgcactaaccctctaatgagtttgttttgagtttggtgtggaggaagttttcaagggtcaagagaggaggatgatatactatgatcaagaagagtgaaaattctaagcttggggatgcccccgtggttcatccctgcatatttcaagaagactcaagcatctaagcttggggatgcccaagtcatccccttctttatcgacaacttatcaggtcacctctagtgaaactatattt encodes:
- the LOC124654597 gene encoding serine carboxypeptidase 1-like; this encodes MKNISFFSLLLFCLAALQLHADASQQEDALRAFISSRKKGEISSGTFKARNIGDRVTNSLAAKNSSAVSHKAGDKIRALPGQPQGVDFDQYGGYVTVDQKNGRALFYYFVEAPSGAAEKPLVLWLNGGPGCSSLGYGAMQELGPFRVSQDNKTLTKNLNAWNTMANVLFLESPAGVGYSYSNTSSDYELSGDQRTADDAYIFLLNWLERFPEYKDRAFYISGESFAGHYVPELAATILLHNTYNNRTIVNLKGVLVGNPYLDDNINIKGRVDFFWTHGVMSDEVYSNVTKHCNFDSAVETPSLEAACNGALDVFHEGDIDAYNIYAPVCLEGPSGKYYPSANLPGYDPCSEFPTNAYLNDPAVQNAFHARQTKWQGCSNLNWKDAPMSMLPTIKFLIESKLPVWIFSGDFDSVCPLPATKHTVLDLALPVMTPWRPWTAKEEVGGYVQEYAGGFTFLTVRGAGHMVPSFQPERALIVLSSFLNGVAPP